The Cyprinus carpio isolate SPL01 unplaced genomic scaffold, ASM1834038v1 S000006466, whole genome shotgun sequence genome includes a region encoding these proteins:
- the LOC122143626 gene encoding uncharacterized protein LOC122143626 — MEMSGEQVVRVMMERLQSRLENIFSRQPLDLDYLQFICTQEMVLFSAFSDQISLPESIMDGLAELYRLVTEEKSNQVVEVLIQVTHGAAGRPRFDVSQDYLLHLLHQGLPVSCIASLLGVSRRTVYRRMADLNITVRGLYSTLSDSELDNLVGEIKESMPHAGYRLVKGSLQARGHRVQWERVKASMHRVDTMGILSRLNMLGCVVRRKYSVAGPKALVHIDTNHKLIR, encoded by the exons ATGGAAATGAGCGGTGAACAG GTGGTTCGAGTAATGATGGAGCGACTTCAATCTCGACTTGAGAATATTTTCAGTCGGCAACCTCTGGACCTAGACTATTTACAGTTCATATGCACACAGGAGATGGTGTTGTTCAGTGCATTTTCTGACCAGATTTCTCTTCCTGAGAGTATTATGGATGGTCTCGCAGAGCTGTACAGATTAGTAACTGAGGAAAAATCAAATCAAGTCGTGGAAGTGTTAATTCAAGTAACTCATGGAGCAGCTGGACGTCCACGCTTTGATGTGTCGCAAGATTACCTGCTGCATCTACTCCATCAAGGTCTCCCTGTGTCATGCATTGCCAGTCTTCTCGGAGTGTCTAGGCGGACAGTGTACAGACGAATGGCAGATTTAAACATCACAGTTAGAGGTCTATACAGTACTTTATCAGACTCAGAACTTGATAACCTTGTTGGTGAAATCAAAGAAAGCATGCCACATGCAGGTTATCGGCTTGTTAAGGGGAGTTTGCAAGCCAGAGGACATCGGGTTCAGTGGGAGAGAGTTAAGGCCTCAATGCATCGTGTTGACACCATGGGTATCCTTTCTCGTTTGAACATGCTAGGGTGTGTTGTGCGGCGCAAATACTCTGTTGCTGGACCGAAAG